A single window of Flavobacterium sp. 140616W15 DNA harbors:
- a CDS encoding TolC family protein, which yields MKNNVYKIVTVAFTATVMQSCFVAKDYERPKDIKTENLYRTEVVSKDSTSMANLSWDKVFTDPILQGYIRKGLENNLDIRIAMQNIAAAEASMKQGKAGYFPTLSVGTDWTHQQLSKNSQFGALLQNRSTDQYQVAGTLGWEADIWGKIRSNKRATNAAYLQTTAANQAVKTQLIADIAATYYQLIAIDEQIKLSEETLINRIESVETIIALKDAGNVTEVGVKQTEAQKYATEIIIADLKVSTILFENKMSILLGVAPTKVERSSFEVQKMQPEITLGVPATLLRNRPDVIAAEYNLISNFERTNVARSNFYPTFKITATGGLQSIDLKEWFSSNSFFANIVTGLTQPIFNQRLNKTNLEIAKANQEKAYIQFEQSLLNAGKEVSDALAQYNNETKKIVIRQKQVDALKVATDYSDELLKYGLVNYLEVLTAKDNALNVELTLIDNKFSQYNAIIQLYRALGGGWQ from the coding sequence ATGAAAAATAATGTATATAAAATAGTAACTGTTGCCTTCACGGCAACAGTTATGCAATCCTGCTTCGTTGCAAAAGATTACGAAAGACCTAAGGATATTAAAACGGAGAACTTATATAGAACCGAAGTGGTTTCTAAAGACAGTACTTCTATGGCAAATCTGTCTTGGGATAAAGTTTTTACTGATCCTATTTTGCAAGGTTATATCAGAAAAGGATTGGAAAATAACTTAGATATTCGAATTGCAATGCAAAATATTGCTGCTGCTGAAGCATCAATGAAACAAGGAAAAGCAGGGTACTTCCCTACTCTTTCTGTTGGTACAGATTGGACACATCAGCAGTTATCAAAAAACAGTCAGTTTGGAGCTTTACTTCAAAATCGTAGTACCGATCAATATCAAGTTGCTGGAACATTAGGTTGGGAAGCAGATATTTGGGGAAAAATAAGAAGTAATAAACGTGCAACAAATGCTGCTTATTTACAAACTACTGCTGCAAATCAAGCTGTAAAAACACAGTTAATTGCAGATATTGCCGCAACGTATTATCAGTTGATTGCAATAGATGAGCAAATTAAATTATCAGAAGAGACTTTGATCAACAGAATCGAAAGTGTTGAAACGATTATTGCTTTAAAAGATGCAGGAAATGTAACTGAAGTTGGAGTTAAACAAACAGAAGCTCAAAAATATGCTACAGAAATTATCATCGCTGACTTAAAAGTAAGTACGATACTTTTTGAAAACAAAATGAGTATTCTTTTAGGAGTAGCACCTACTAAAGTAGAGAGAAGTAGTTTTGAGGTTCAAAAAATGCAACCAGAAATTACACTTGGAGTACCTGCTACTTTATTAAGAAACAGACCTGATGTAATTGCGGCTGAGTATAATTTGATTTCAAATTTTGAAAGAACTAATGTGGCAAGAAGTAATTTCTATCCAACATTTAAAATTACTGCTACAGGTGGATTACAAAGTATAGATCTTAAAGAGTGGTTTAGTTCAAATTCATTTTTTGCTAATATTGTAACAGGATTAACACAGCCAATTTTTAATCAACGTTTGAATAAAACAAATTTAGAAATAGCTAAAGCAAATCAAGAAAAAGCATACATACAATTTGAGCAATCATTGTTAAATGCGGGAAAAGAAGTTTCAGATGCATTAGCACAGTATAACAACGAAACCAAAAAAATTGTAATTCGTCAGAAGCAAGTAGATGCATTAAAAGTGGCTACAGATTATTCAGATGAATTATTAAAATACGGTTTAGTGAATTATTTAGAAGTTCTTACTGCAAAAGACAATGCGTTAAATGTAGAATTAACTTTAATAGATAATAAATTTTCACAATACAACGCTATTATCCAACTATACAGAGCCCTTGGTGGTGGATGGCAGTAA